In one window of Cellulophaga sp. HaHa_2_95 DNA:
- a CDS encoding phospholipase D family protein, whose product MAQFLTGNELNTEIERIFESAKEQIILISPYIKLHNRYSSTLKAKFENPKLKIIVVFGKNELDMSKSMKKEDFDFFKEFPNIEIRYEKRLHAKYYANETSAILTSMNLYEFSQDNNIEAGVLSKTTLLGEIAQDLVTNVTGGDSYDKKASNYFLRVIEQSEILFQRIPKFEKTLLGLKQNYVKSKTKEDKLSEFFESKRIKARVAKKVLKPLKEKSDTNSSVSMGFCIRTGKPIPFNPKKPLCPEAYKLWSKFGDKTYSEKFCHFSGELSNKQTSVDKPILRKNWNSAKEKYNL is encoded by the coding sequence ATGGCTCAATTTTTAACAGGAAACGAACTAAATACTGAAATAGAAAGAATATTTGAGAGTGCAAAAGAGCAGATTATTTTAATATCACCATATATAAAACTGCATAATAGATATTCTTCAACACTTAAAGCTAAATTCGAAAATCCCAAATTAAAAATCATTGTTGTCTTTGGGAAAAATGAACTAGATATGTCTAAAAGTATGAAAAAGGAGGACTTCGATTTTTTCAAAGAATTTCCAAATATTGAAATTAGATACGAAAAAAGACTTCACGCTAAATACTATGCTAATGAAACATCTGCAATTTTAACTTCTATGAATTTATATGAGTTCTCTCAAGATAACAATATTGAGGCTGGTGTCTTAAGTAAAACGACATTGTTAGGAGAAATAGCTCAAGATCTTGTCACAAATGTTACAGGAGGAGATAGTTATGATAAAAAGGCCTCAAACTATTTTCTAAGAGTGATTGAACAGTCAGAAATTTTGTTTCAACGTATACCAAAATTTGAAAAAACATTATTGGGTCTTAAACAAAATTATGTCAAGTCAAAGACCAAAGAAGATAAGTTGTCTGAGTTTTTTGAGAGCAAAAGAATAAAAGCTAGAGTAGCTAAAAAAGTACTTAAACCATTAAAAGAAAAATCGGATACAAATAGTTCGGTGTCAATGGGATTCTGTATTAGAACAGGCAAGCCAATTCCTTTTAATCCTAAAAAACCATTATGTCCAGAAGCTTATAAATTGTGGAGTAAATTTGGCGATAAAACCTATAGTGAAAAGTTTTGTCATTTTTCAGGAGAACTGTCTAACAAACAAACTAGTGTAGATAAACCAATTCTCAGAAAGAACTGGAATAGTGCTAAGGAAAAATATAACCTTTAA
- the rhuM gene encoding virulence protein RhuM/Fic/DOC family protein has protein sequence MEIKNQIEIYQAQDGSTQINVQFEEETVWLTQAQMAELFNKGRTTITEHINNIFKEGELMEDMVCRDFRHTTQHGAIKGKTQSKNVKYYNLDVIISVGYRVKSKQGTQFRIWATQTLKDHLVKGYTVNQKRLEQKEQEVKVLKSGIQILSRAIEEKTEDNEWLTLFAKGLSLLDDYDHEQLDAKGLTTKEANYPSLDDYQGIINQMLTEFDSDVFGKEKDKSFQSSVAQIRKGFGADDFYPSLEEKATMLLYFVVKNHSFVDGNKRIAAACFLKFLQQNSMLFNSEQQPIISNDTLASLTLFIASSKPEEMQTVTRLVISVLNRNK, from the coding sequence ATGGAGATAAAAAACCAAATAGAAATTTATCAAGCTCAAGATGGCTCTACTCAAATTAATGTACAATTTGAGGAAGAAACGGTTTGGCTTACACAAGCGCAAATGGCCGAACTCTTTAATAAAGGAAGGACGACCATAACAGAGCATATTAATAATATCTTTAAAGAAGGAGAGTTAATGGAAGATATGGTATGTCGGGATTTCCGACACACCACACAACATGGCGCTATTAAAGGGAAAACACAATCTAAAAACGTTAAATACTATAATTTAGATGTTATCATATCGGTAGGTTATAGAGTAAAGTCAAAACAAGGCACACAATTCCGTATTTGGGCGACTCAAACCTTAAAAGACCATTTGGTAAAAGGATATACTGTTAACCAAAAACGATTAGAACAAAAAGAACAAGAAGTAAAAGTCTTAAAAAGTGGGATTCAAATTTTAAGTCGTGCTATTGAAGAAAAAACTGAAGATAACGAATGGTTAACTCTTTTTGCTAAAGGATTAAGCTTGTTAGATGATTACGATCATGAACAATTAGATGCTAAAGGACTAACAACAAAAGAGGCCAATTACCCAAGTTTAGACGATTATCAGGGGATAATTAACCAAATGCTAACGGAGTTTGATTCTGATGTTTTTGGAAAAGAAAAAGATAAAAGTTTCCAGAGTTCTGTGGCGCAAATAAGAAAAGGATTTGGAGCTGATGATTTTTACCCAAGTTTAGAAGAAAAAGCAACTATGCTTTTATATTTTGTAGTAAAAAACCATTCGTTTGTAGATGGCAACAAGCGTATCGCAGCGGCTTGTTTTTTAAAGTTTTTACAACAAAACAGCATGTTGTTTAATAGTGAGCAGCAACCCATAATTAGTAATGATACATTAGCCAGTTTAACATTATTTATAGCTTCTAGCAAACCAGAAGAAATGCAAACGGTAACACGTTTAGTAATTAGTGTTCTGAATAGAAATAAATAA